The genome window GGGGAAGAGCGGGACGCGCTACCCGTCGGGGATCGGCGTCTCGCCCGACGGGCGGTGGCTGTACGTGGCCGAGAACCTGGCCGACTCGATGGCGGTGGTCGACCTCTCCACCGGCCGCGTCACGCGGCGCTTCGCCACGGAGCCGTATCCCTACGGCGTCGCCGTCGCCCCGGACGGGCGCGTCTACGTCTCCGCGTGGGGCGGGGCCACGGTGTCGGCGTTCGCGCGGCGCGGCGGCCGGCTCGTCTCCGCGGGGCGGATCGCCGTCGGCCGCCATCCCTCGTCGCTGCTGCTGAACCGCGCGGGGACGCGCCTCTTCGCCGCGTCGGCGTCGACGGACCGCATCGCCGTGGTGGACACGCGCACGCGTCGGGTGATCGCCCAGCTCGACGACGGGCCGCCGGCCGGGCCGCACGAGGGGAGCACGCCCAACGCGCTCGCCCTCTCCGCCGACGGCACGCGGCTCTTCGTGGCCGAGGGCGACGCGAACGCGGCCGGCGTGTTCGACCTCTCCGCGGCCACCTCGGGCATCCCCGCTGCGCGGGGGAACGACCGGCTGGCGGGGCGGATCCCGGCCGGGTGGTATCCCTCGGCGATCGCCGCGGTGGGCCGGACGCTGCTGGTCGCCAGCGGGAAGGGGCGGGGGACGATGGCGAACCCCGACGGGCCGCAGCCGACGGGGACCATCATGCACCAGGGCGGCCGCGGCAACACCACGCAGCGCCAGATCTCCGGCACGCTGATGGCGGCGCCGCTGGCGGGCGCATCCGGCGGCGAGCTGGCGGCGCTCACCGCGCGGGTGGCGCGGGCCAACGGGTGGGACCGGCCGCGCACCGCCTTCGCCTATCCCCCCTTCACCCACGTCATCTACGTCATCAAGGAGAACCGCACGTACGACCAGGTGTTCGGCGACCTGCCGGAGGGCGATGGGGACACCACGCTGCTCTTCTTCGGCCCGCGCTCGGCGCCCAACCACAAGGCGCTGGCGCGGCGCTTCGGGCTGTTCGACCGCTTCTTCGTGAACGCCGAGGTCAGCCCCGACGGCCACAACTGGTCCACCGCCGCGTACACGACCGACTACCTGCAGAAGACCGTGCCTTCGCAGTACTCCAGCCGCGGGCGGACGTACGACTACGAGGGGACGAACGGGGGATGGGAGGTGAGCGACATCCCCGGCGACGACGTGAACGAGCCGGCCAGCGGCTACCTGTGGGACCTGGCGGTGCGCAGGGGGATCACGCTGCGCAACTACGGCGAGTTCGTGGTCTCCGCGCGCAACGACAGCGGCCGCGTCACCCATTACGTGGGGACGAAGCGCGCGCTGGCGGGGACGACCCATCCCCGCTTCCCCGGCTTCGACCAGTGGATCCCCGACCAGCGGCGCGCGGACATCTGGATCGAGGAGCTGCGGGAGCACGCGCGGCGGGGGCAGATGCCGGCGCTGGAGATCGTGCGGCTGCCCAACGACCACACCTCGGGCGCGCGCGCCGGGGCGCCCACGCCGCGCGCGGCCTTCGCCGACAACGACCTGGCGCTGGGGCGGATGGTGGAGGCGCTCAGCCGCAGCCCGTTCTGGCGCAGCACGGTGATGTTCGTGCTGGAGGACGACGCGCAGAACGGCCCCGACCACGTGGACTCGCACCGCTCGCTGCTCCTGGTGATCAGCGCGTGGAACCGCCCCGGCACCGTCAGCCGCTTCGCCAACACGACGGACGTGATCCGCACCATCGAGGAGATCCTGGGGCTGCAGTCGCTCAGCCACTTCGACGGCTTCGGGCGGCCGCTGCGCGAGATCTGGGCGGCGGAGCCGGACCTGTCGCCGTACGCCGCCATCACCCCCGTCCAGCCGCTGGACGAGAAGAACCCGCCGAACACCGCGCTCGCCCGCGCCAGCGCGCGGCTCGACCTGCGCATGGAGGACGTGGCCGACGAGGAGCTCTTCAACCGCATCCTCTGGGAGGCGATCAAGGGCCCCGGCGTGCCCTATCCCGGCACGCGCCGCATGCCCGCGCTCGAGGCGATCGGACGGTAGAAGAAGGGGAAATCACACGGAGGGAACGGAGGAAACGGAGGGGCGAGTGAATCGTTCCTCCGTTTCCTCCGTTCCCTCCGTGTGATATGAGCCTCTTCTTTTCAGATCCTGATTCGCGGGCGGAGAGGTTGCGCGGATGTTGGAACCGGGCTTGCAAGTGCCTGCGCCGCCCCTGGTTGCGACGGGAACGTGTGGCGAAGGTGGGAGCGATGGCGATCAATGCGAAGGACGCGTTCCAGCTGGTCAAGCGCTCGGCGAAGGACTTCGGCGACGACGAGTGCCCGCGGATGGCGGCGGCGCTCGCGTACTACACCGTGTTCGCCCTGCCGCCGCTGCTGATCCTCATCCTGATGCTGGTGAGCGCGTTCGTCAGCCGCGACCAGGTGCAGGCCGCGCTCAGCGGCGAGGTGGGGCGGATGATGGGCGGCGACGGCGCGCGCATGGTGCTGACCATGATCACCCAGGCCAAGCAGCCCGGCGGCGGCCCCATGGGCACGATCCTGGGGATCGGCGCGCTGGTCCTGGGCGCCACGGGGGCCTTCCTGCAGCTGCAGGCCGCGCTCAACCGCGCCTGGGAGGTGGAGCCCGATCCCGAGGCCGGCGGGCTGAAGAACTTCATCACCAAGCGCGTGCTGTCGCTGGGGATGGTGCTGGGGATCGCCTTCCTCCTCCTCGTCTCCCTGGCCCTGAGCGCGGCGCTCTCCGCCGTCGGCCACTGGATCGGCGCGCTGATCCCCGGCGGGTCGCAGGTGGTGGCGTGGATCGTCGGCGAGCTGGTGGCCATCACCGTGGTCTTCCTCCTCTTCGCCGCCATCTTCAAGGTGCTGCCGGACGCGGAGATCGCCTGGAAGGACGTGTGGGTGGGCGCGCTGGTGACGGCGGTGCTGTTCGAGGTCGGCAAGGCGGCGCTGGGCATCTACCTGGGGAACAGCAACCCGGGGAAGGCGTACGGCGCGGCCGGGTCGCTGGCGGTGATCCTGGTGTGGATCTA of Longimicrobium sp. contains these proteins:
- a CDS encoding bifunctional YncE family protein/alkaline phosphatase family protein, yielding MSRRTVVLCACAAIAACAPSSPSPTPTPAPPAAAPVPAAAPAPLRTVSRDSLRPRLPTGATLDPAAPMTDVGPMPLAMLPAPEGDRVVMLICGWRQQGLQVADLNGRVLQTVDQPAAFVGLAFSPDGRTLYASGGNQDVVYRYAWANGAATLRDSLVLAVKQPGKSGTRYPSGIGVSPDGRWLYVAENLADSMAVVDLSTGRVTRRFATEPYPYGVAVAPDGRVYVSAWGGATVSAFARRGGRLVSAGRIAVGRHPSSLLLNRAGTRLFAASASTDRIAVVDTRTRRVIAQLDDGPPAGPHEGSTPNALALSADGTRLFVAEGDANAAGVFDLSAATSGIPAARGNDRLAGRIPAGWYPSAIAAVGRTLLVASGKGRGTMANPDGPQPTGTIMHQGGRGNTTQRQISGTLMAAPLAGASGGELAALTARVARANGWDRPRTAFAYPPFTHVIYVIKENRTYDQVFGDLPEGDGDTTLLFFGPRSAPNHKALARRFGLFDRFFVNAEVSPDGHNWSTAAYTTDYLQKTVPSQYSSRGRTYDYEGTNGGWEVSDIPGDDVNEPASGYLWDLAVRRGITLRNYGEFVVSARNDSGRVTHYVGTKRALAGTTHPRFPGFDQWIPDQRRADIWIEELREHARRGQMPALEIVRLPNDHTSGARAGAPTPRAAFADNDLALGRMVEALSRSPFWRSTVMFVLEDDAQNGPDHVDSHRSLLLVISAWNRPGTVSRFANTTDVIRTIEEILGLQSLSHFDGFGRPLREIWAAEPDLSPYAAITPVQPLDEKNPPNTALARASARLDLRMEDVADEELFNRILWEAIKGPGVPYPGTRRMPALEAIGR
- a CDS encoding YihY/virulence factor BrkB family protein, coding for MAINAKDAFQLVKRSAKDFGDDECPRMAAALAYYTVFALPPLLILILMLVSAFVSRDQVQAALSGEVGRMMGGDGARMVLTMITQAKQPGGGPMGTILGIGALVLGATGAFLQLQAALNRAWEVEPDPEAGGLKNFITKRVLSLGMVLGIAFLLLVSLALSAALSAVGHWIGALIPGGSQVVAWIVGELVAITVVFLLFAAIFKVLPDAEIAWKDVWVGALVTAVLFEVGKAALGIYLGNSNPGKAYGAAGSLAVILVWIYYSAMIVLFGAEFTQTWATTRGEGIRPEEGAVAMADDAGDASRPRAAATERARGSRREGDRDRGARTTAIPRQEPVSTPAQVSERAMAAAKRDREPEHTPENERGLPGGGVGRREAVGGSGIHPVSAGDLPKGAEPRAPGQIAEPRRREDDVA